From Bos javanicus breed banteng chromosome 5, ARS-OSU_banteng_1.0, whole genome shotgun sequence, the proteins below share one genomic window:
- the CDK4 gene encoding cyclin-dependent kinase 4 yields the protein MATSRYEPVAEIGVGAYGTVYKARDPHSGHFVALKSVRVPNGGGAGGGLPISTVREVALLRRLEAFEHPNVVRLMDVCATARTDRETKVTLVFEHVDQDLRTYLDKAPPPGLPVETIKDLMRQFLRGLDFLHANCIVHRDLKPENILVTSGGTVKLADFGLARIYSYQMALTPVVVTLWYRAPEVLLQSTYATPVDMWSVGCIFAEMFRRKPLFCGNSEADQLGKIFDLIGLPPEDDWPRDVSLPRGAFSPRGPRPVQSVVPELEESGAQLLLEMLTFNPHKRISAFRALQHSYLHKAEGDAE from the exons ATGGCTACCTCCCGATATGAGCCAGTGGCTGAGATTGGTGTCGGTGCCTATGGGACAGTGTACAAGGCCCGTGATCCCCACAGTGGCCACTTTGTGGCCCTCAAGAGTGTAAGAGTCCCCAATGGAGGAGGTGCTGGAGGGGGCCTGCCCATCAGCACCGTTCGGGAGGTGGCCTTACTGCGGCGTCTGGAGGCTTTTGAGCATCCCAATGTTGTCAG GCTTATGGACGTCTGTGCAACAGCCCGAACTGACCGGGAGACCAAAGTGACCCTGGTGTTTGAGCATGTGGACCAAGATCTCAGGACATATCTGGACAAGGCACCCCCACCAGGCTTGCCAGTGGAGACCATAAAA GATCTGATGCGCCAATTTCTAAGAGGCCTGGATTTCCTTCATGCCAACTGCATCGTTCACCGAGACCTGAAGCCAGAGAACATTCTGGTGACAAGTGGTGGGACAGTCAAGCTGGCTGACTTTGGCCTGGCCAGAATCTACAGCTACCAGATGGCACTTACACCTGTG GTTGTTACACTCTGGTATCGTGCTCCAGAAGTTCTTTTGCAGTCTACGTATGCAACACCCGTGGACATGTGGAGCGTTGGCTGTATCTTTGCAGAGATGTTTCGTCGAAA GCCTCTCTTCTGTGGAAACTCTGAAGCTGACCAGTTAGGCAAAATCTTTGA CCTGATTGGACTGCCCCCAGAGGATGACTGGCCCCGAGATGTCTCTCTACCCCGAGGAGCCTTTTCCCCCCGAGGGCCCCGCCCAGTGCAGTCGGTGGTCCCTGAGCTGGAGGAATCTGGAGCACAGCTGCTGCTG GAGATGCTGACTTTTAACCCACACAAGCGAATCTCTGCCTTCCGAGCCCTGCAGCACTCTTATCTACACAAGGCAGAAGGTGACGCAGAGTGA
- the MARCHF9 gene encoding E3 ubiquitin-protein ligase MARCHF9, with amino-acid sequence MLKSRLRMFLNELKLLVLTGGGRPRAEPQPRGGGGGGCGWAPFAGCSARDGDGDEEEYYGSEPRARGLAGDKEPRAGPPPPHAPPPPPPGALDALSLSSSLDSGLRTPQCRICFQGPEQGELLSPCRCDGSVRCTHQPCLIRWISERGSWSCELCYFKYQVLAISTKNPLQWQAISLTVIEKVQIAAIVLGSLFLVASISWLIWSSLSPSAKWQRQDLLFQICYGMYGFMDVVCIGLIVHEGSSVYRIFKRWQAVNQQWKVLNYDKTKDIGGDAGGGTAGKPGPRTSRTGPPTGATSRPPTAQRMRTLLPQRCGYTILHLLGQLRPPDARSSSSSGREVVMRVTTV; translated from the exons ATGCTCAAGTCTCGGCTCCGCATGTTCCTGAACGAGCTGAAGCTGCTGGTGCTGACGGGCGGGGGGCGGCCCCGGGCCGAGCCGCAGCcccgggggggcgggggaggcggctGCGGCTGGGCGCCCTTCGCCGGCTGCTCGGCCCGGGACGGCGACGGAGACGAAGAGGAGTACTACGGGTCAGAGCCGAGAGCCCGGGGCCTGGCCGGCGACAAGGAGCCGCGGGCCGGACCCCCGCCGCCGcacgcgccgccgccgccgcccccgggcGCTCTGGACGCCCTGTCGCTCAGCAGCAGCCTGGACAGCGGGCTCCGAACCCCTCAGTGCCGAATCTGCTTCCAAGGCCCTGAGCAG GGGGAGCTCCTGAGCCCCTGCCGCTGCGACGGCTCAGTGCGCTGCACTCACCAGCCCTGCCTCATCCGCTGGATCAGCGAGAGGGGCTCCTGGAGCTGTGAGCTCTGCTACTTCAAGTACCAGGTCCTGGCAATCAGCACCAAGAACCCCTTGCAG TGGCAGGCCATCTCCCTGACGGTCATCGAGAAGGTCCAGATTGCAGCCATAGTTCTGGGCTCACTCTTCCTCGTCGCCAGCATCTCCTGGCTCATTTGGTCCTCACTTAGCCCTTCAGCCAAGTGGCAACGGCAAGATCTGCTCTTTCAGATCTGCTATGGCATGTACGGCTTCATGGATGTCGTCTGCATAG GCCTCATCGTCCATGAAGGCTCCTCCGTCTACCGTATCTTCAAGCGCTGGCAGGCAGTAAACCAGCAGTGGAAGGTCCTGAATTATGACAAGACCAAGGACATAGGAGGAGATGCAGGGGGAGGGACGGCAGGGAAGCCGGGCCCCAGGACCTCACGGACGGGCCCCCCTACTGGGGCCACCAGCCGCCCCCCGACTGCCCAGCGCATGCGGACGCTCTTGCCTCAGCGCTGTGGCTACACAATCCTGCATCTCCTTGGACAGCTGCGGCCACCAGATGCCCGTTCCAGTTCCAGTTCTGGCCGTGAGGTTGTCATGAGGGTCACCACGGTCTGA
- the METTL1 gene encoding tRNA (guanine-N(7)-)-methyltransferase isoform X3: protein MAGTETGDAAGTEAPQPQKRYYRQRAHSNPMADHTLRYPVKPEDMDWSELYPEFFAPLPQNQSHDDPKDKKEKRAQAQVEFADIGCGYGGLLVELSPLFPDTLILGLEIRVKVSDYVQDRIRALRAAPGGGFQNIACLRSNAMKHLPNFFHKGQLTKMFFLFPDPHFKRTKHKWRIISPTLLAEYAYVLRVGGLVYTITDVLELHEWMCTHFEGHPLFERVPLEELSEDPIVGHLGTSTEEGKKVLRNGGKNFPAIFRRIQDPALPAVTPTPTPPGH from the exons ACTCCAACCCCATGGCAGATCATACGCTGCGCTA CCCTGTGAAACCAGAGGACATGGACTGGTCTGAGCTATACCCAGAGTTCTTCGCTCCACTGCCTCAAAATCAGAGCCATGATGACCCAaaggataagaaagaaaagagagctcAGGCTCAAGTGGAGTTTGCAGACATAGGCTGTGGCTATGGCGGCCTGTTAG TGGAACTGTCACCGCTGTTCCCAGACACGCTGATTCTGGGTCTGGAGATCCGGGTGAAAGTCTCAGACTATGTACAAGACCGGATCCGGGCCCTGCGAGCCGCTCCTGGAGGTGGTTTCCAGAACATCGCCTGTCTCCGCAGCAATGCCATGAAGCACCTTCCTAACTTCTTCCACAAGGGCCAG CTGACAAAGATGTTCTTCCTCTTCCCTGACCCACATTTCAAGCGGACGAAGCACAAGTGGCGAATCATCAGTCCCACACTGCTGGCAGAATATGCCTACGTGCTGAGAGTTGGG GGGCTGGTGTACACCATAACTGACGTGCTGGAGCTGCATGAGTGGATGTGCACCCACTTTGAAGGGCACCCCTTGTTTGagcgtgtgcctctggaggagcTG AGTGAAGACCCCATTGTGGGACATCTGGGCACCTCAACCGAGGAGGGAAAGAAAGTTCTACGCAATGGAGGAAAGAACTTCCCAGCCATCTTCCGAAGAATACAGGATCCCGCCCTCCCGGCAGTGACTCCCACTCCTACCCCTCCTGGTCACTGA
- the METTL1 gene encoding tRNA (guanine-N(7)-)-methyltransferase isoform X1 yields the protein MAGTETGDAAGTEAPQPQKRYYRQRAHSNPMADHTLRYPVKPEDMDWSELYPEFFAPLPQNQSHDDPKDKKEKRAQAQVEFADIGCGYGGLLGNTLALSLGQGEAVPRFCHLSRFAGGHSWPFPFGPDTACCDIVVKNLHLPSTLVELSPLFPDTLILGLEIRVKVSDYVQDRIRALRAAPGGGFQNIACLRSNAMKHLPNFFHKGQLTKMFFLFPDPHFKRTKHKWRIISPTLLAEYAYVLRVGGLVYTITDVLELHEWMCTHFEGHPLFERVPLEELSEDPIVGHLGTSTEEGKKVLRNGGKNFPAIFRRIQDPALPAVTPTPTPPGH from the exons ACTCCAACCCCATGGCAGATCATACGCTGCGCTA CCCTGTGAAACCAGAGGACATGGACTGGTCTGAGCTATACCCAGAGTTCTTCGCTCCACTGCCTCAAAATCAGAGCCATGATGACCCAaaggataagaaagaaaagagagctcAGGCTCAAGTGGAGTTTGCAGACATAGGCTGTGGCTATGGCGGCCTGTTAGGTAACACTCTGGCCCTCTCTCTGGGGCAAGGAGAGGCAGTGCCTAGGTTCTGCCACCTCAGCAGGTTTGCTGGGGGCCATAGTTGGCCTTTCCCCTTCGGACCAGACACTGCTTGCTGTGACATCGTTGTGAAGAACCTCCACCTTCCCTCTACTCTGG TGGAACTGTCACCGCTGTTCCCAGACACGCTGATTCTGGGTCTGGAGATCCGGGTGAAAGTCTCAGACTATGTACAAGACCGGATCCGGGCCCTGCGAGCCGCTCCTGGAGGTGGTTTCCAGAACATCGCCTGTCTCCGCAGCAATGCCATGAAGCACCTTCCTAACTTCTTCCACAAGGGCCAG CTGACAAAGATGTTCTTCCTCTTCCCTGACCCACATTTCAAGCGGACGAAGCACAAGTGGCGAATCATCAGTCCCACACTGCTGGCAGAATATGCCTACGTGCTGAGAGTTGGG GGGCTGGTGTACACCATAACTGACGTGCTGGAGCTGCATGAGTGGATGTGCACCCACTTTGAAGGGCACCCCTTGTTTGagcgtgtgcctctggaggagcTG AGTGAAGACCCCATTGTGGGACATCTGGGCACCTCAACCGAGGAGGGAAAGAAAGTTCTACGCAATGGAGGAAAGAACTTCCCAGCCATCTTCCGAAGAATACAGGATCCCGCCCTCCCGGCAGTGACTCCCACTCCTACCCCTCCTGGTCACTGA
- the LOC133247643 gene encoding 25-hydroxyvitamin D-1 alpha hydroxylase, mitochondrial, producing the protein MTQTLKFASRVFHRVRCPELGASLGSRGSDSAPRVLADIPGPSTPGFLAELFCKGGLSRLHELQVQGAARFGPVWLASFGTVRTVYLAAPTLVEQLLRQEGPRPERCSFSPWTEHRRRRQRACGLLTAEGEEWQRLRSLLAPLLLRPQAAARYAGTLHGVVRDLVRRLRRQRGLGAGPPSLVRDVAGEFYKFGLEGIAAVLLGSRLGCLEAEVPPDTETFIRAVGSVFVSTLLTMAMPSWLHRVVPGPWDRLCRDWDQMFAFAQQHVEQREAEVAMRNQSEKSEEDMGPGAHLTYFLLQKELPAASILGNVTELLLAGVDTVSNTLSWALYELSRHPEIQTALHAEITAALGPGSSTQPSATALSQLPLLKAVVKEVLRLYPVVPGNSRVPDRDICVGEYIIPKNTLVTLCHYATSRDPAQFPEPNSFRPARWLGEGPAPHPFASLPFGFGKRSCVGRRLAELELQMALAQILIHFEVQPEPGSAPVRPMTRTVLVPERSINLQFVDR; encoded by the exons ATGACCCAGACCCTCAAATTCGCATCCAGAGTGTTCCATCGCGTCCGCTGTCCTGAGCTGGGCGCCTCACTGGGCTCCAGAGGCTCCGACTCAGCGCCCCGGGTTTTGGCGGACATCCCAGGCCCCTCCACGCCCGGCTTCCTTGCGGAGCTTTTCTGCAAAGGGGGGCTGTCACGGCTACACGAGCTGCAG GTGCAGGGCGCCGCGCGCTTCGGGCCGGTGTGGTTGGCCAGCTTCGGGACGGTGCGCACCGTGTACCTGGCGGCCCCTACGCTCGTCGAGCAGCTGCTACGACAGGAGGGACCCCGGCCCGAACGCTGCAGCTTCTCACCCTGGACTGAGCACCGTCGCCGCCGCCAGCGGGCTTGCGGATTGCTCACCGC GGAAGGGGAAGAATGGCAGAGGCTTCGCAGCCTCCTGGCCCCGCTGCTCCTCCGGCCTCAAGCGGCCGCCCGCTATGCCGGGACCCTACACGGCGTGGTGCGTGACCTTGTGAGGCGACTGCGGCGCCAGCGAGGACTGGGCGCTGGGCCGCCCTCCCTGGTTCGAGACGTGGCGGGAGAGTTTTACAAGTTTGGACTGGAAG GCATTGCTGCGGTGCTGCTGGGCTCCCGCCTCGGCTGCCTGGAGGCAGAGGTGCCCCCAGACACAGAGACCTTCATCCGCGCGGTCGGCTCGGTGTTCGTGTCCACGCTCTTGACCATGGCGATGCCCAGCTGGCTGCACCGCGTCGTGCCCGGACCCTGGGACCGCCTCTGCCGAGACTGGGACCAGATGTTTGCATTCG CCCAGCAGCATGTAGAGCAGCGAGAGGCTGAGGTAGCCATGAGGAACCAGTCTGAGAAGTCTGAGGAGGACATGGGACCTGGGGCACACCTGACCTACTTCTTGCTCCAGAAAGAGTTGCCTGCCGCGTCCATCCTGGGGAATGTGACGGAGCTGCTTCTCGCTGGGGTGGACACG GTGTCCAACACTCTCTCCTGGGCTCTGTATGAACTCTCCCGGCACCCCGAAATCCAGACAGCACTCCATGCTGAGATCACAGCTGCCTTGGGCCCCGGCTCCAGTACCCAACCCTCAGCCACTGCTCTGTCCCAGCTGCCCCTGCTGAAGGCCGTGGTCAAGGAAGTGCTAAG ACTGTACCCTGTGGTACCTGGAAATTCCCGTGTCCCAGACAGAGACATTTGTGTGGGTGAATATATCATCCCCAAAAAT ACGCTGGTCACTCTGTGTCACTATGCCACTTCAAGGGACCCTGCCCAGTTCCCAGAACCAAATTCTTTTCGTCCAGCTCGCTGGCTAGGGGAAGGTCCAGCTCCCCACCCATTTGCATCTCTCCCCTTCGGCTTTGGCAAGCGCAGCTGCGTGGGGAGACGCCTGGCAGAGCTTGAGCTGCAAATGGCCTTGGCCCAG ATCTTGATCCACTTTGAGGTACAACCTGAGCCAGGTTCTGCCCCTGTCAGACCAATGACCCGGACTGTCCTGGTACCTGAGAGAAGCATCAACCTACAGTTTGTGGACAGATAA
- the METTL1 gene encoding tRNA (guanine-N(7)-)-methyltransferase isoform X2 — MAGTETGDAAGTEAPQPQKRYYRQRAHSNPMADHTLRYPVKPEDMDWSELYPEFFAPLPQNQSHDDPKDKKEKRAQAQVEFADIGCGYGGLLGNTLALSLGQGEAVPRFCHLSRFAGGHSWPFPFGPDTACCDIVVKNLHLPSTLVELSPLFPDTLILGLEIRVKVSDYVQDRIRALRAAPGGGFQNIACLRSNAMKHLPNFFHKGQLTKMFFLFPDPHFKRTKHKWRIISPTLLAEYAYVLRVGSEDPIVGHLGTSTEEGKKVLRNGGKNFPAIFRRIQDPALPAVTPTPTPPGH, encoded by the exons ACTCCAACCCCATGGCAGATCATACGCTGCGCTA CCCTGTGAAACCAGAGGACATGGACTGGTCTGAGCTATACCCAGAGTTCTTCGCTCCACTGCCTCAAAATCAGAGCCATGATGACCCAaaggataagaaagaaaagagagctcAGGCTCAAGTGGAGTTTGCAGACATAGGCTGTGGCTATGGCGGCCTGTTAGGTAACACTCTGGCCCTCTCTCTGGGGCAAGGAGAGGCAGTGCCTAGGTTCTGCCACCTCAGCAGGTTTGCTGGGGGCCATAGTTGGCCTTTCCCCTTCGGACCAGACACTGCTTGCTGTGACATCGTTGTGAAGAACCTCCACCTTCCCTCTACTCTGG TGGAACTGTCACCGCTGTTCCCAGACACGCTGATTCTGGGTCTGGAGATCCGGGTGAAAGTCTCAGACTATGTACAAGACCGGATCCGGGCCCTGCGAGCCGCTCCTGGAGGTGGTTTCCAGAACATCGCCTGTCTCCGCAGCAATGCCATGAAGCACCTTCCTAACTTCTTCCACAAGGGCCAG CTGACAAAGATGTTCTTCCTCTTCCCTGACCCACATTTCAAGCGGACGAAGCACAAGTGGCGAATCATCAGTCCCACACTGCTGGCAGAATATGCCTACGTGCTGAGAGTTGGG AGTGAAGACCCCATTGTGGGACATCTGGGCACCTCAACCGAGGAGGGAAAGAAAGTTCTACGCAATGGAGGAAAGAACTTCCCAGCCATCTTCCGAAGAATACAGGATCCCGCCCTCCCGGCAGTGACTCCCACTCCTACCCCTCCTGGTCACTGA
- the TSPAN31 gene encoding tetraspanin-31 isoform X1, translated as MVCGGFACSKNALCALNVVYMLVGLLLIGVAAWAKGLGLVSSIHIIGGVIAVGVFLLLIAVAGLVGAVNHHQVLLFFYMIILGLVFIFQFGISCSCLAINLSKQTDVINASWWVMSNKTRDELERSFDCCGLFNLTTLDQQDYAFCTAVCKSRSPTCQMCGEKFLKHSDEALKILGGVGLFFSFTEILGVWLAMRFRNQKDPRANPSAFL; from the exons CTGGTAGGCTTATTGCTCATTGGAGTGGCTGCATGGGCTAAGGGCCTGGGTCTGGTGTCCAGCATCCATATCATCGGAGGAGTCATTGCAGTGGGAGTCTTCCTTCTTCTCATCGCGGTTGCTGGACTGGTAGGTGCTGTCAACCACCACCAAGTACTGCTTTTCTTT tacatgatcatcctTGGTTTGGTCTTCATCTTCCAGTTTGGAATCTCTTGCTCATGTCTGGCTATTAACCTAAGCAAACAG ACAGATGTCATCAATGCTTCTTGGTGGGTCATGAGCAACAAGACCCGGGATGAACTGGAAAGAAGTTTTGATTGCTGTGGCTTGTTCAACCTTACAACCCTGGATCAACAAGATTATGCTTTCTGCACTGCA GTCTGCAAGAGCCGGAGCCCCACATGTCAGATGTGTGGAGAAAAGTTTCTTAAGCATTCAGATGAAGCCCTGAAAATCCTGGGGGGTGTTGGACTCTTCTTTAGCTTCACAGAG ATCCTTGGTGTTTGGCTAGCGATGAGATTTCGGAATCAGAAGGATCCTCGAGCCAACCCCAGTGCCTTTCTATGA